The Arachis hypogaea cultivar Tifrunner chromosome 16, arahy.Tifrunner.gnm2.J5K5, whole genome shotgun sequence genome contains a region encoding:
- the LOC140180262 gene encoding uncharacterized protein, which produces MLIDLPNITFTQEDAVGIIPGHDDPMVITIILANANLHRTLIDQESSADILFKSAFDKLGPQDKELRAYPNSLFGLRDTPIQPLGYISIHTTFGKGTRSRTLSIDYIVVNVSSAYNALIGRTMLNQLTAVVSTLHLCMKFPAPEGIATIKGDQKLARPSYNKSLNLKGDPREKETNTIELGGIQAREELRPQPEGETREVQIGDNPNKTTNIGANMREDLKELLIKLLRENSDLFAWKAAVMPGIDPGLMCHKLAVYPGFRPVQQKHRKLGPERSQAVEEQVQALLEAGFIRELCPSDSRTQWLPTKD; this is translated from the exons ATGTTGATCGACCTCCCCAACATCACCTTCACTCAAGAAGACGCTGTGGGCATCATCCCAGGGCATgatgaccccatggtcattaccataATACTTGCCAATGCTAACCTCCACCGAACATTAATCGACCAGGAAAGCTCCGCGGACATCTTGTTCAAATCCGCCTTTGACAAGCTTGGACCGCAAGATAAAGAGCTCAGAGCGTATCCGAATAGCTTGTTCGGACTCAGAGACACCCCGATTCAACCACTAGGATACATCTCCATACATACAACTTTTGGGAAAGGAACTCGGTCCAGGACGTTGagcatagactacattgtagtcaaCGTGAGCTCGGCCTACAACGCATTGATAGGTCGAACTATGTTAAACCAGCTTACCGCCGTGGTCTCCACCctacacctatgcatgaagtttcctGCTCCGGAAGGGATCGCTACCATTAAGGGAGACCAAAAACTCGCACGACCCTCTTACAACAAAAGTCTGAATCTTAAAGGAGACCCCAGAGAAAAGGAAACCAATACTATAGAACTCGGGGGAATTCAAGCTCGCGAAGAACTCCGCCCTCAGCCAGAAGGTGAGACTCGAGAAGTTCAAATTGGAGATAATCcaaacaaaacaacaaatataggagcGAATATGAGAGAAGACTTAAAGGAATTGCTAATAAAACTCCTAAGAGAAAATtccgatctctttgcatggaaggccgccgtCATGCCGGGTATTGATCCtggactaatgtgccacaagttagcCGTATACCCAGGGTTTCGACCAGTACAACAAAAACATAGGAAGCTCGGCCCAGAAAGGTCGCAAGCTGTAGAGGAACAGGTACAGGCTTTgctggaggcagggttcataagggag TTATGCCCTTCGGACTCAAGAACGCAGTGGTTAcctaccaaagactga